AAATATTTGTAACACGAGGAACATCGATACCTTTTTCTCTTAATTCATTAACAAAATCTAAAAGTTGAGGCGGCTGTAGATGATTATCTTTAAGAAGTTTTACATCATTTAAAATTTCATAAACTTCACCATACTTTGAAATTTTTCCTTTTTCGAGCAATACTACTTTTTGAGCTCTTTCTAATACATGATCTAAATCATGAGTTACATTAATAATTGTTTTCCCTTTTTTATGAAGCTCAGTCAAAATGTCTAATATTTCTTTAACACCAACTGGATCTAAACCAGCGGTCGGTTCATCAAAAACCATAAAATCTGGATTCATAGCTAAAATACCAGCAATTGCAACCCTTCTTTTTTGACCACCAGATAGCTCAAATGGACTTCTTTCTAAATATTCTTCACCAAGACCTACATCGAGTAAACATTGTTTTGCTCTTTTATACGCTTCATCTTTTGGCACTCCAAAAGCAATTGGCCCAAAAGCAATATCTTCTTTAATGGTATTTTTAAAAAGTTGATATTCAGCGAATTGAAATACAATCCCAATTCTCTTTCGAATATCTTTCATTTTAAATTTTGTACCATTTTCACCATATATTCAATTATTTACTACATTGTCTTTGACTATTTCTCATTCAACTGAACCAGATGTTGGCTTTAATAAGCCGTTTAAATGTTCGATTAATGTTGTTTTTCCTGAACCAGTTGCGCCTATAACACCAATATATTCACCGTCAACGATAGATCAATCAATTCCCTTTAAAGCAACAAACTCTCAAGGAGAATTCTTGTTAAAAATATGCGATAAGTTTTTAATTTTTACTTGCATAATTCTTTTATCAGCTCCTCTCTGTTGTATGTTGGTTCAATTCCATTAATTAAGGAACTTAAACGGTAGATAAAGGGCGAATCTATTTTGGCAATATCTAAGATTTTTTTATTTTTTAAAATTTCTTTTGGGTTTCCAGAAGCTACTAATTTTCCATCTGCAAAAACAAGACATTTATCAGCCAAGATCGCCTCATCCATATCATGAGTAATTGAAATTAAAGTCTTCTCACGAGTTTCTTTAATTTCTTTTATAATATTTAAAACACTTGATTTTCCTTTTGGATCAAGCATTGATGTAACTTCATCAAAAATAATTACCTCGGGATCTAAGGCTAACACAGAAGCAATGGCAACTCTTTGTTTTTGACCACCTGATAAGTTTTCAGGTTCTCGTTCAAGAAATTCCAACATATCAACTTTTTTAGCAAAATGAACAATTTTTTCATGCATTTGTTCAGTTGGTACTCTTCTATTTTCTAAACCAAAAGCAATATCATCTTCAACAGAAGAACCAACAAATTGATTATCTGGATTTTGAAAAATAATTCCAATTTTTTTTCTAATATCTAGAAGCGTTTTTCTACTATATACAATATCATCAATCATTAACAAGCCTTCTTGCGGTTTCAATAAGGCTACTAAAACTTTTGATAAAGTACTTTTTCCACTACCATTATGACCTAAAACTGCAACATATTCACCTTTTTGGATTTCAAAACTCACATTATTAAGTGCAGGTTTTTGTACTCCAGGTTTATAACTAAAAACAATATTTTCTACTTTTATCATAATTATTATAATTTTATTAGAAAATGAATAATATTAAACATAATTTAAAAAATAATTTACTTACTTTTATTCATCTTTGCAATTGGCTTGTATTTAATTCGATATAACCCAGTAATTACGCCGTACTTTTCTAATACTTCTTTATGCTTTTTAGTTAAATATCCTTTATGAGATTTAAAATCATATAAGGGATATTTTTTGTCAATCTTAATCATTAAATTATCTCTATAAACTTTAGCTAAAATTGATGCAGCTGCTATATTTATAGATTTTTCATCGCCTTTGATTAGGTTTGTTTGGTCAATATTTATTGAAATTTTTTCAAAATCAGTCAGAACATGTTCAGGTGTAACTTTTAAAGATTTAATACATAATTCCATAGCAATTTGAGATTCTTTTTTTGGATTTGAATTATTTATTTTTTCAACGCTTCTTTCTATAATACAATAATCTAAAGCGTCTTTTTTTATTTGTTCAAATAATTCATTTCTTTTTTTCGATGTTAATTTTTTAGAATCATTTATAAAATCATTTTTATAATCAATCGGAAATATAACACATGCAGCTACTAGCGGACCCGCGACGCAACCTCGTCCTACTTCATCACATCCAGCAATTAATTTATTTTTAAAATTTTCTTGTTCATAATTTAACATATATTAATTTTAATATAAAATTTAAATAGACGTAATAGGAGAATAAATGGGAACTAAGGTAACAGCAAAATGCATTAAATGTAATAGAGTTTTTGACTATTTATTTGGTAATATTCAAGAGTATGACTTATTTAATACATTCTTATCTATATTTGAGCAAAAACAAAAAAATTTGTTTATTAAAGATATCTTTTTTGAAGTATTTAAAACAATGTTAAAATCAGACCCAAAACTTGATGATCTCACAGATGAGTATATTGATAAATTACTTGAAGAAAATTATTATAGAGTACAAAATTTCTTTTTTTCTGAAGAAATTACATTATTACAAAAAAATATTATTGTTGGTCATGAAATAAGAGTCCATACAGCTTATAATACTGATCTTGAACCAGAACAAAGAGAAATGATATATTTACCATTATTAAAGGTTAAGTTACTAGATGGAACAGAATATAATAGAAGATATACCTTAAATGCTAAATTTGTTGATTTTACTCAAGATCAAGCTTTTTTAAGTTGTTGCGTTTGCGATGAAATTTCTTGTAGCATAATTAGAGAAGAAAATTTTGAATAAATTTTAAAAAGACAAGAAAGTTCTTGTCTTTTTAAACTACCATTAAATGAGTTATTTATGAACTTTTAACTTAATCTTAGCAAAAGTATGATCTGATATCTTTTTAACAATATCATTATCTTTGATATTTTTTAATGATTCTTTACCTTTTTCTTTTGAAAATATTGATAAATATTTTTGTCTATCAAGTACATTATTTTTAAATACATTATAAAGGTCAAATTTATATTTATTTGGCTCGACTTGATCAACAGAATTATTCGGGTCAAAAATAATGAATTTATCATAAGGATTAACATATCCATTTTTTGACATTGATGTTAAAAAATGTTCAGTTAAATTCCCTTGTTTATGGTATCCTGTTTCATAGCCAAGATCCTCATAATACTTATTTGCATAATTAAAATGTTCTTTTTTAATATTTGTATCACCATTAAAAATAATTGCTTCATCTATTTGAGAATTATCATAATTTTTTTTAATGGATTCAAATGCGTTTTTAATATCTAAAAATTCTTTTACTTCCTGTTCGCCCTGTTGCGTTCATTTATATCCATTAATAGTTGGATTTGCTTTTTCTTTTTCTTTTTTATTATTTGATGGACTATCTAAATGGCCATTAATTATCCAAAATTTAGTACTTGAATTTCTAACGCCTCAGTGACTGATTCAAAGCGGTCTTGTAAATTCTATATCTTTACCTTCAAACTTATCAAGTCCTTTATTATCTATTTCTTCAAAGATAGTAGGATCATAAATTATTGCATAAGATTCTTTTGATTTTGGTCTAGATGTTGAAAATAATTTCAATGGACTTTTAGCAAATGAGTAGTTTTTATTATATCTTTCTTTTAATACTCTAATAACTTTTTCTATTGCTGATCAATTTTCATAACTTACTTCTTGTACTGAAACAAACTTTAGATCTTGATTAGAAATTAATTCAGCTACTGCTTGAACTTTAGTGCCTTCTTTGGGGCTTGATGAACCAAAATTTTGAATATTTCATGTTGCTAAATCAAGTTCAGGTAAAGTGTTTTGTGATTGATTTTTAATATTAGTGGTTGAATTATTATCCTGTTTTGTTTCACTTGCATTAACTATTTTATTGTATGCTACATATCCACCATATCCAATTGCACCTAATGTTATGAACATTATGATGAGAACTAAATAATAATTTTTCTTTTTTTTCATGTTAAACCTCAAAATTGTTAATATTATTTTATAAAAAAAAGAAAAAAATCATATAAAAAACAAACTTATTTATAAAAAGTTTGTTAATTATTAAGTTGAATATTGTTTAAATACTACTCATCATCTTTAGATTGAATATTTCTACGTTTAACAATTTCATCAGAAATGTTTTTTGGTGTTTTTTCATAGTGATCAAATTGCATTTGATATGTTCCACGACCGCTTGTCATAGATCTAAGTTCAGTTGAATAACCAAACATTTCTGATAATGGAACTTGAGCTCTAACTACCACAGCTCCATCGTTTCTTTGTTCTTGATCATTAACAAGTCCTCTACGACGTGATAAATCACCAATAACATCACCCATATGTTCAGAAGGAACAACTACAGAAACATCCATAATTGGTTCTAATAAAACAGTACCAATTTTATCTTTTGCTTTTGTCAATGCCTTAGATGCTGCAATTTTATAAGCTAATTCTGATGAATCGACATCATGGTATGAACCATCAAACAATGTAGCTTTAATATCAATCATTTGATATCCAGCTAAAATACCAGCTGCCATTTTTTCTTCAAGACCTTTTTGAATTGACTTGATGTATTCTTTAGGAATCTTACCACCAACAATTTTGTCAACAAATTCAAATCCACCATCTGGATTAGGTTCAAATTTGATTCATACGTGTCCGTATTGTCCTTTACCACCAGATTGTTTGATATGTTTACCTTCAACCTCTGCTTCTTTTGTAATTGTTTCACGGTATGAAACTTGAGGTGCACCAACTTTTGCTTGAACACCAAACTCACGTCTTAAACGATCAACTATAATATCAAGATGTAATTCACCCATTCCAGCGATAATTGTTTGTCCGGTTTCATCATCTGTATATGTTCTAAAAGTTGGATCTTCTGCTGCTAATTTTTGAAGACCTAATGATAATTTTTCAGTTGCGGCTTTTGATTCTGGTTCAAGAGCTTGCGAAATAACTGGTTCAGGGAACACCATTTTTTCTAAGACGATTTTTGCTGATTTTTCATCAACTAATGTATCACCTGTTGTTGTATATTTCAATCCAACAGCAGCAGCTATATCACCAGCACGACATTCATCAATTTCTACACGACTATTTGCGTGCATTTGAAGAATACGCCCGATACGTTCTTTTTCGCCTTTTGTTGAATTATATACATAACTTCCCTTATTTAAAACACCACGATATACACGGAAAAATGTTAATGAACCAACAAATGGATCGTTCATTACTTTAAATGCTAAAGCAGCAAAATCACCGTTATCAGTAGCTTCAACATTAATAATTTCTTCATTATTGTGTGCTTTAATAGCAGGAATATCAATTGGTGAAGGTAAATAATCAACTACTGCATCAATCATTTTCTTAACACCTTTATTTTTAAATGATGTTCCACATACTACAGGGAAAAATTCAGATGTTAAAGTTGCTTTTCTTATTGCATCTTTAAACACATTTACATCAACATCTTTACCATCTAAAACATCCATCATTAATTCATCATCAAATGAAGCAACAGCTTCTAATAATTCTTGACGTTTAATTTGAACTATATCTTTTAAATCCTCTGGAATTTCGGTTGGAAACTCTTCTTCTTGTGGTTCACCATTATAAGTATATGCTTGTAAAGTAACTAAATCAACTAATCCTTTAAAGTCAGATTCAGCTCCTATTGGTCATTGAATGGCAACTGCATTACCTCCAAGTCTTTGTTTAACTGAAGCAACTGAAGCTGCAAAATCAGCACCGGCTTTATCCATTTTATTAACATAAACAATTCTTGGAACTTTATAATTTGTTGCTTGTCTTCAAACAGTCTCTGTTTGTGGTTCTACACCTGATTGAGCATCTAAAACAGCTACTGCACCATCTAATACACGTAATGAACGCTCAACTTCGACAGTAAAGTCAACGTGTCCTGGTGTATCGATAATATTAATTCTTTTACCTTTTCAAAATGCTGTTGTCGCTGCAGAAGTAATTGTAATACCTCTTTCTTTTTCTTGCTCCATTCAGTCCATTTGTGAAACACCATCATGTGTTTCACCTATTTTATGAATTTTTCCTGTATGGAATAAAATTCTTTCTGTTGTTGTTGTTTTTCCTGCATCAATGTGGGCCATAATACCGATGTTACGGTAATCTTTTAACTCGTAATCTCTAGCCATAAATAATTAACTATTAAATAAACACTATCATCTGAAGTGCGCGAATGCACGGTTTGCTTCAGCCATTTTATGTGTATCTTCACGTTTTTTAATAGCTCCACCTGTTTTATTTGATGCATCAATAATTTCATTTGCTAAACGAACGTCCATAGTTTTTTCGTTTCTTAGTCTAGCATATTGCACTAATCATCTAAGTGCTAATGTTTGCTTTCTTCGCACAGGAACTTCTGTAGGAACTTGGTAGTTTGTTCCTCCAATTCTTCTGGTACGAATTTCTAATTGCGGAGTAATGTTTTCAACAGCCGCTAAAAACACTTCCATCGGTTCTTTATTTGTTTTTTCTTTAATAATTTCAAAAGCTGAATATAAAATATCTTGTGCAATTGATTTTTTTCCGTCAAGCATAATTTGGTTAATTAATTTTGTAACTACAACTGAGTTAAAAACTGGATCTGCAAGTACTTCACGGATAGGTGCACTTTTCTTTCTTGACATATTGTCCTCCTATTTAATTAATTTTAATTATGCTTATTAGCTTTTAGCTCTCTTTGTTCCATATAAGCTACGTCCTTGGTTACGTTTTGCAACTCCTGCTGCATCTTGTGTTCCACGAACTATATGATATCTAACCCCAGGTAAATCCTTAACACGTCCTCCACGAATTAAAACAACTGAGTGTTCTTGAAGATTGTGTCCTTCTCCTGGAATATATGCTGTAACTTCCATTGTGTTTGATAACTTAACACGAGCATATTTACGTAATGCTGAGTTAGGTTTTTTAGGTGTCATTGTTGCGACACGAGTACATACACCACGTTTAAATGGTGAAGCCATTTTCTTAGATTTTTTAATTAATGAATTGTAGCTCAATGATAAAGCAGGAGCATTTTGCTTTTTAATTTTTGAACTACGTCCATTATTAACCAATTGATTTGTTGTTGGCATTATCATTTCCTTTCTATGATTGATTATTAATATTTAAACAATGAAGGCTATATATAAATAGCTTTAAAATTATAACATAACAACATATCCTAGTGTATCATATTTTATTTTTTTTAAGACTATAATATAGACTTAAAAACAAAAATATTCTATAAATTCATCTAAATAAAAAAGAAAAAAGCAATTTTAGTGCTTTTATTTTTGAAGCGCTTTATAAAACTATAGAATGTTAAAAATATTTGCATTTTTAAGTTCACTCATTAAATTGTGCTCAAATAATTTTAAAGTAGGAGAAATATTTAGACGAATTCTAAATATTTCTCCTACTTTTTATATTTATAACGTAAATATGATCCTTATGTATTCTATTATATATACTTATTTATAAGGAATAATATGAATATGAGTATGAAAAACTACTTGTCCGGCTGTTTGTCCAGTATTTATTACTAATTTAAAACCACTACAATTATTCTTTTTTATGTACTCAGCAGCAAGTTTTCTTGCAATTTTCATTGCATATAAAAAATCTTCTTCTGAGTTTTCTAAAATATTAGTTTCTGGACTTTTAGGAATAATTAAAAAGTGCCCAGGTTGATTTGGTTTTATATCGTATATTGAAATAACTTTATCATCCTCATAAATAATATCTGCAGGTGCTTGTCTTTTTATAATTTTTGTAAAAATACTATCCGACATACTTTAATCCTTCAAGTGCTTTTTTAAGATTTGGGTCATCTACTTTAAGAGTGATTTTATTTCCCAAATTAACAAACGCCTCTGTTGCTAAGGTGTATAAGTTATTGTCATTTTGAGACAACGCAACTATTAATTTTAATAAATTAGAAGAAAAATAAGTATTTTCTAATGTTAATTTCTTAACAGTTATTTTAGGGTTCTTTGTTTTTTCTTTTGTATTAGGATTATCTATTTGAAAACTTTTTCCAATTGGCACTAATCTATTTAAATAAGTAATATTAATTTTATTACCTTCTGGAGCCACTGATATTGCTTGAGCAAGTGTTTTGTCACTATTAACTTTTACTAATTTGTTATTATTAAAGTCATAAAAACCACTTAATATTGTATCACTAGTATTTTCTTTAAGTGCGTTTAATGAATAATCAAAACTTAGTGATGTAGTTTCTATTCCCTTATATCCACCCAATGTAGCTTCAAATTCATTTTTTGAAAATAAAACATCTTTTGTTGCTATTTTTTTAACATCAAATATTTTTTGAGTTATTTTATTGTAATCATCTATATTACTAATTGTTTTAACTGATAAAGTAAATATATCATTATCATTAGTACTTTCATATTTTCAGACTTGTGCAATTTTCTTATTAACCAAGTAATCGATTAAAATAAAATTTTGCAATACATAATCGTCTTTTCTACTTTGAAAGGCTGAATTGTATACTTTTTTAATATCATCTTCCTTAGAAAGAGTAAAGTACTTATAAATTAATAACAATTTATTTACACTTAATTTAACACCAGATTCTTTCAAATTGTATAAAGTTAAAAATTGATTTAATTTAATATCTGGATTAACTTTTAATGTAATAGATTCTAATTCTTTAAATTGAGCGTCACTAATTAATCCTTCAGATAATAATTTTGAAATTTCTTTAGCCAAATATTTTGAATCTTTTTGCAGTTCGATTTGGACAAATGTTTTATAAGCACCAAATGCATCATCTTGGAATTTTCTATTTTTAATAATGTCATCACTTTTTCCTATTGAATAAAGGTTTTTTAACGTATTATCAAGTCATAATGATTCCACAACATTTTTAACATTAGTGCTAGAGAATAATTGGTCCTGAGTGATCTTTTCATTAGAATTTACTTCTCTACCACAGGCAATCGCAACAGTAGGAAAGACTAAAATAGGAGCAAACGCTAAAAATTTCTTAAAAATTCTCATTATTTTTCTCCTTTTTTCAATGTGTTATTTAAATATGCATTTACCAAATCATAAGCATTTTTATCACTTTGAGTAATAGTAAAATCATTGTTATTTCCATTTTTTAAGTAGTTTATTTTTACTTGTCCATTTAAGTTAGAGAAATTAATATTATTCAATGTATTCACTTTTGAATTAATATATTTTTCTACTCTGTCATATAAAGAAATTTCTGAACTTATTTGCTTTCCTTTTTTAACTGTTTTTATTTTGCTTAAACTTTTATCCAATTCACTTAATGTATAAACAGTTTTATTATCTTTCTTCTGAGTCAATAATCAATTTTTAAATGGTTGATCTTCTAATAAACTGATAACAAGTTGCTCTTTATTATTTTTATCACTTATTTTATTAGCTAAATCAAAATATGTTTTGTTTCCTTTTGCCATATTTTTTAAGTCACTTGTTATAAGTTTTTTAAATTCTTCTAATGTTAAAACTTTTTTGTTTGAAAATAAAGATAATCCAGTTGGAGTTACAATTAATAACAGATCATTTTTATCTTTAACTTTATAAACTATTGAACTATATTGTTTATTATTTGCATTAATTATTAAATGAGAATTGTAATTATCTAAAATAACTTTATTAAATTGATCTTCAGATAATTCAGAAAAATATTTATCAATAATTTCATTAACTTGTTGAATTTTGTCAGAAGCAGTATTAAATTTTTGATTTATATCTGTAATTTTAGAGTCCATCTGAACTTTTTCTGCTTCATCAACCAATTTTTTTATTTCAGATTCTGCATTTGTGTTTAATCCAGTTGGCATTTTAAATAAATCATCAAGATTAATTTCTTTAAAGGTTGAGTCAGCTGATTTTAAAAGTTCGTTAGCAAATGATCCAAAAGCTAAATCGATATTATTATTAATTAATTCGCTAGTTGTTGAGACACCTAAAAATCCTAATGTATCACCTTTTGTTAAAGTTAAAGCATTTAGATATTGTTCATATACCGACCTTTTATCATTAAACTCTTTTAACTTGTTTTTATCTTTTGATTCATCTTTAAAAATCGCATAATCTTCAGGCTTATTGAATGATTTTAAAATATCAATATTTCTTTTTATTTCAATAGTGTTGTCTTGTCCTTTTATCACTGAATATTTAAAATTATTAATGTATTTTTTCTTTGCATCACCATCTTTAAAACTAAATGCAAATCTTAAATTTGAATTTATAACACCAGGTAATAAAATTGATGTAGGAATATTAACTGAATGATTATTAAAATAAGTTTCTATTATTTTATCAGCACTAACTAACTCTGGAATAAATGATTTAGTCATAATAACAATAGCTTTTTTAGGATCATTATCGAGAACAAAATAATTTTTGTCTTTTACAAAATGAGGAAAAACTCTTTGACCTTTTTTAAACATTATTTTTGCTTGACCTTTAGCATCTCTTTTAGGGGAATTATTAACATCTATTTCATAAATATCTTTTTTAGCAGTTCTTTCTAAAAAGTCAACATCAACTGTTTTAACTTCAATTTCTAGACTTCTTAAAGCTACACCTTCTATTTCTTTAAAAGTTAAATATTCAATAGCTTGATCTTCAGTAGAACTTTTACCGTATTCTTCAGACAATAATCTCTCTTTAAAAACATTTTCTCAAGTTGAAAAACCAAATGTTGATTTAAGGTTGTTCTTTTGATCTTCCAATTTATTTTTTTGCTCGTTTTTAATTACATCAAGAGATTTAAGTTCAAGTGACAGATTTATACCTTCATTATTATTTAATGAACCATTGTAAATTTCTTGGTATTGTTTTGAAGCTAAATATTCTTTTTCATACATATAAAATATAGCTTTTTTATATATATCATCAAACTTTTCATTGTAATTGGTTTTATCGTTTTTAAGCAATTTTGAAAAATCACCTATTGATATATTTTTTAAATTATTAAAAGTAAATGCTGTCTCAGCATCTTTTTTAGGCTGGATGTAATTTATTTTTGTAGTATTAATTGCTAAAGGAATAGAAATACCAGAAATTAAACAAACTGCAAGAGTTCCTAAAATACCTCAGTTGATCCAATTTCTTTTTGTCTTTCTAGTTACCTTTTTATTTTTCTCTTCAAAATTATCATTCAACTCTGACAAACGTTCGAAAAATGATTTTTGTTTCTTCGCCATTTTTCCTCCTTAAAGCATTAAAAATATAATTACATAAAATTACAATTTTTAATTAATTATACCAAAAAATGTGCATTAATTTTACTTAATAATTTTATATAATTATAGAATGAATGAAAGCAATTTTTTAGAGACATTATTATACTTTGACAACCTTGCTAGAAAAAACAATTTTGTCTATAGTTTATTTGCAGGAACGTTAAAAAGTTTGTTAAAAACTAAAACAGCAAGCGCGCCGTATGAAGTAGCTATTAGTTTAGAAACATTAACAACCTTGTTATTTATTGAAGAGAATGTTAATTTTAATAAAAAAGAGTTCGCAGCTGAAAATCCACTTCCTTATATTGAGTACAAAGGTTCAAAAATCTATCTTAATATTTTAATCAAATCATCATGAAAAAAATTTAATTATTGAAAATGAAAGAACATTAACAAAAATATTGAAAGTAATTTTTTTTCAACATTGAATAAATTGTACTCAAATGATCCTGATTTATTAATTCTTATTTATTTTGATCAACAAACTTCAAGTTTAAAACTCAAAAAAGTTACCAACATTAATCCTTCTTATTACTCAGTAATTAATATTAACAATTCTTCTTTTCCTTACATTGATTATTTAAAAAATGAATAAAAAAACAGCGGTTCCCTATTTTCACCTTTCGGCTATTTTCGGCGTAAAGAGGCTTAACTACTGAGTTCGGAATGGTATCAGGTGATCCCTCTTGCTATGACCACTGATTAATATTATAGTATAAAAATAAAATATGTAAAAATTTTTTTTAATACTTTTAGGCCTATAAATAAGGACTATTAATAAAAATTAATAAAAATTTTTTATTCATTTTTATTAAAAAACTAGGGTTACCCTAGTTTTTTAATAATTTTTTGGAATATTTATTTTTAAATCATTTGGTCTTTTTAAGTTTATGCATAGCTAGTACTTGACCAATTTGTCATAATCCACCAAATAATCAATATACTTGAACACCAGCACTAAATAATACCGTAATACCAGTAAAGATTATCATCATTATTTTTTGAGTTCTCTCTGATTTTTTAAGTGCTTGCTTTTCGCTAATAGACATTGTTCTATTATTCTTTTTACGGTTAAGTAGTTGCGGTAATAGTTGTGATAATAATTGAACTAGAATGGTAACTATTAAAATTCATAGATAAACAAATTCACCACTAGTTACCTTCTGTCATGAAACTGATGAGAAGTTAATTCCTAATCAAAAAGTTTGCTTAATTTCAGGGATACTTTGAATAACTCTCCACATCGCAAAGAATATAGGCATTGAAAGTAAAATATTAGCAAATTGATCCATTGGATTTATATTATATTTACTATATAAAGCTTGAATCTCTTGGTTTTTCTTTATTTTCATCTGTTTATTATTTTCTAAACCAATATATTTTGCTTCTATTGCTGCTTTTTTACTTCTTAAACCTTCTTGGACTGATTGCATTACAGTTGATTTAAAAGACAATGC
This DNA window, taken from Mycoplasmopsis cynos, encodes the following:
- a CDS encoding HinT-interacting membrane complex protein P80, which gives rise to MAKKQKSFFERLSELNDNFEEKNKKVTRKTKRNWINWGILGTLAVCLISGISIPLAINTTKINYIQPKKDAETAFTFNNLKNISIGDFSKLLKNDKTNYNEKFDDIYKKAIFYMYEKEYLASKQYQEIYNGSLNNNEGINLSLELKSLDVIKNEQKNKLEDQKNNLKSTFGFSTWENVFKERLLSEEYGKSSTEDQAIEYLTFKEIEGVALRSLEIEVKTVDVDFLERTAKKDIYEIDVNNSPKRDAKGQAKIMFKKGQRVFPHFVKDKNYFVLDNDPKKAIVIMTKSFIPELVSADKIIETYFNNHSVNIPTSILLPGVINSNLRFAFSFKDGDAKKKYINNFKYSVIKGQDNTIEIKRNIDILKSFNKPEDYAIFKDESKDKNKLKEFNDKRSVYEQYLNALTLTKGDTLGFLGVSTTSELINNNIDLAFGSFANELLKSADSTFKEINLDDLFKMPTGLNTNAESEIKKLVDEAEKVQMDSKITDINQKFNTASDKIQQVNEIIDKYFSELSEDQFNKVILDNYNSHLIINANNKQYSSIVYKVKDKNDLLLIVTPTGLSLFSNKKVLTLEEFKKLITSDLKNMAKGNKTYFDLANKISDKNNKEQLVISLLEDQPFKNWLLTQKKDNKTVYTLSELDKSLSKIKTVKKGKQISSEISLYDRVEKYINSKVNTLNNINFSNLNGQVKINYLKNGNNNDFTITQSDKNAYDLVNAYLNNTLKKGEK